One stretch of Cheilinus undulatus linkage group 5, ASM1832078v1, whole genome shotgun sequence DNA includes these proteins:
- the si:dkey-1k23.3 gene encoding heat shock protein beta-1, whose translation MSVQTKTELSCGRDVPWYPQRKLWQSGRLFSQDVGLLPFLEPRDPRWMDVEWLQRSLAATYWPGYIPAPMFVPYISASMHHPEQTMSKEQYKWRVSLDVAHFSPCEISLSVTDGFLQVEGKHEERPDEHGFIARCFTRKYRLPAEIDVSKIASTLSVDGILTVEAPVPESSVPTAIIIPIKVTASKKRI comes from the exons ATGAGCgtacagacaaaaacagagctgtCATGTGGAAGGGATGTCCCCTGGTACCCCCAGAGAAAACTGTGGCAGTCCGGCCGTCTTTTCAGTCAGGATGTTGGCCTGCTGCCTTTCCTGGAGCCTCGAGACCCTCGGTGGATGGATGTGGAGTGGCTCCAGAGGAGTTTGGCAGCCACTTACTGGCCGGGGTACATACCCGCACCAATGTTTGTGCCCTACATCTCTGCTTCGATGCATCATCCAGAACAGACCATGAGTAAGGAGCAGTACAAGTGGAGGGTCAGCCTGGACGTGGCTCACTTCTCCCCCTGTGAGATTAGTCTCAGTGTCACTGACGGATTCCTGCAGGTTGAAG GGAAACACGAGGAGAGGCCAGACGAGCATGGATTTATTGCCAGATGTTTCACAAGGAAATACAG gCTCCCAGCTGAGATTGATGTTTCCAAAATAGCATCCACTCTCTCTGTTGATGGTATCCTGACTGTGGAAGCTCCAGTTCCTGAATCCTCTGTTCCTACTGCTATCATCATTCCCATAAAGGTGACTGCTTCTAAAAAACGTATTTAg